Proteins from a genomic interval of Arvicola amphibius chromosome 14, mArvAmp1.2, whole genome shotgun sequence:
- the Strip1 gene encoding striatin-interacting protein 1, producing MEPAAAGPGPLIVNNKQPQPPPPPPPATAQPPPGAPRAAGGLLPGGKTREFNRNQRKDSEGYSESPDLEFEYADTDKWAAELAELYSYTEGPEFLMNRKCFEEDFRIHVTDKKWTELDTNQHRTHAMRLLDGLEVTAREKRLKVARAILYVAQGTFGECSSEAEVQFWMRYNIFLLLEVGTFNALVELLNMEIDNSAACSSAVRKPAISLADSTDLRVLLNIMYLIVETVHQDCEGDKAEWRTMRQTFRAELGSPLYNNEPFAIMLFGMVTKFCSGHAPHFPMKKVLLLLWKTVLCTLGGFEELQSMKAEKRALLGLPPLPEDSIKVIRNMRAASPPASASDLIEQQQKRGRREHKALIKQDNLDAFNERDPYKADDAREEEEENDDDNSLEGETFPLERDEVMPPPLQHPQTDRLTCPKGLPWAPKVREKDIEMFLESSRSKFIGYTLGSDTSTVVGLPRPIHESIKTLKQHKYTSIAEVQAQMEEEFLRSPLSGGEEEVEQVPAETLYQGLLPSLPQYMIALLKILLAAAPTSKAKTDSINILADVLPEEMPTTVLQSMKLGVDVNRHKEVIVKAISAVLLLLLKHFKLNHVYQFEYMAQHLVFANCIPLILKFFNQNIMSYITAKNSISVLDYPHCVVNELPELTAESLEAGDNNQFCWRNLFSCINLLRILNKLTKWKHSRTMMLVVFKSAPILKRALKVKQAMMQLYVLKLLKVQTKYLGRQWRKSNMKTMSAIYQKVRHRLNDDWAYGNDLDARPWDFQAEECALRANIERFNARRYDRTHSNPDFLPVDNCLQSVLGQRVDLPEDFQMNYDLWLEREVFSKPISWEELLQ from the exons AGGGCCGCTGGAGGCCTCCTGCCGGGGGGCAAAACTCGCGAGTTTAACCGCAACCAGCGCAAAGACTCGGAG GGCTATTCTGAGTCTCCGGACCTGGAGTTTGAGTATGCCGACACAGACAAGTGGGCTGCAGAGCTCGCAG AGCTTTACAGCTATACAGAAGGACCAGAATTCCTGATGAATCGAAAATGCTTTGAGGAGGACTTCCGGATCCATG TGACAGACAAGAAGTGGACTGAGCTGGATACCAACCAGCACCGTACCCATGCCATGAGGCTTCTGGATGGCTTGGAAGTCACTGCCCGGGAGAAAAGACTCAAGGTGGCTCGAGCAATTCTCTATGTTGCCCAAG GTACTTTTGGAGAGtgcagctcagaggcagaagTGCAGTTCTGGATGCGCTACAACATCTTTCTGCTCCTGGAGGTGGGCACGTTCAATGCCTTGGTGGAGCTTCTGAACATGGAAATAGA TAACAGTGCCGCATGCAGCAGTGCAGTGAGGAAACCTGCCATCTCCCTGGCTGACAGCACAGACCTGAG GGTTCTGCTCAACATCATGTACCTGATTGTGGAGACTGTTCACCAGGATTGCGAGGGTGACAAGGCCGAGTGGAGAACGATGCGGCAGACCTTCAGAGCTGAGCTAG GGTCTCCTCTGTACAACAATGAGCCATTTGCCATCATGCTATTTGGGATGGTGACCAAATTTTGCAGTGGCCATGCACCCCACTTCCCCATGAAGAAAGTTCTCTTGCTGCTCTGGAAGACCGTATTG TGCACACTAGGTGGCTTTGAGGAGCTGCAGAGCATGAAGGCTGAGAAGCGTGCTCTCCTTGGCCTTCCCCCACTGCCTGAGGACAGCATCAAGGTGATCCGCAACATGAGGGCTGCCtccccaccagcctctgcttcagacCTGATTGAGCAGCAGCAGAAACGGGGCCGGCGAGAACACAAG GCTCTGATAAAGCAGGACAATTTAGATGCCTTTAATGAGCGGGATCCCTATAAGGCTGATGACGCtcgagaagaggaagaggagaatgatGATGACAACAGCCTGGAGGGGGAGACATTTCCCCTTGAGCGAGATGAGGTGATGCCTCCCCCACTACAGCACCCTCAGACTGACAGACTCACCTGCCCAAAAGGGCTCCCTTGGGCTCCCAAGGTCAG AGAGAAAGATATCGAGATGTTCCTTGAATCCAGCCGCAGCAAGTTCATAGGCTACACTCTAGGCAG TGACACCAGCACAGTGGTGGGGCTGCCAAGGCCAATCCACGAAAGCATCAAGACACTGAAACAA CACAAGTACACGTCGATTGCAGAGGTCCAGGCACAGATGGAGGAGGAATTCCTTCGCTCTCCTCTCTCAGGG ggagaagaggaagttGAGCAAGTTCCTGCAGAAACCCTCTACCAAGGCTTGCTCCCCAGCCTGCCTCAGTATATG ATTGCCCTCCTGAAGATCCTACTGGCTGCAGCTCCCACATCAAAAGCCAAAACAGACTCAATCAACATCCTGGCAGATGTTCTGCCTGAGGAGATGCC CACCACAGTGTTGCAGAGCATGAAGCTGGGGGTAGATGTGAACCGCCACAAGGAGGTCATCGTCAAGGCCATTTCTGccgtgctgctgctgcttctcaagCACTTTAAGTTGAACCATGTCTACCAG TTTGAATACATGGCCCAACACCTGGTCTTTGCCAACTGCATCCCTTTGATCCTGAAGTTCTTCAATCAAAATATCATGTCCTACATCACTGCCAAGAACAG CATTTCTGTCCTGGATTACCCTCACTGCGTGGTCAATGAGCTTCCAGAGCTGACTGCAGAGAGTCTG GAAGCAGGGGACAACAACCAGTTTTGCTGGAGGAACCTCTTTTCTTGCATCAACCTGCTTCGGATCTTGAACAAGCTAACAAAGTGGAAACATTCAAGGACCATG ATGCTGGTGGTGTTCAAGTCGGCACCCATCCTGAAGCGCGCCCTCAAGGTGAAGCAGGCCATGATGCAGCTCTATGTGCTAAAGCTGCTCAAAGTGCAGACCAAGTACTTGGGGCGACAGTGGCGCAAGAGCAACATGAAGACAATGTCTGCCATCTACCAGAAGGTGCGACATCGGCTGAATGATGACTGGGCGTATGGCAACG ATCTTGATGCCCGGCcttgggacttccaggcagaggagTGTGCCCTCCGTGCCAACATTGAACGCTTCAATGCCCGGCGCTATGACCGGACCCACAGCAACCCTGACTTCTTGCCAGTGGACAATTGCCTACAGAGCGTTTTGGGCCAGCGGGTAGATCTACCTGAGGACTTCCAGATGAACTATGACCTGTGGCTAGAAAGGGAGGTCTTCTCTAAGCCCATTTCCTGGGAAGAGTTGCTGCAGTGA